The window TGTGAATTCGGAAAGTCCCGGCCGTTGTATGTGAATGAATTTGTTTCCGTTCTCCTTCTTTGAAACGGAACCCCTTGGGATGTTCTTCTTTTCTTGGACTGGTTCTGCATTCCTTTGAATCTCGCTTCCCACTTTACTTCCCATTAACTATGGTGAGTCCCCTTTTCACTTTTCCCTTgctttcccccccccccccccccccccccccccccccaaaattTTTGGGGCCTTTCTGGGACCAGTCGCTGCATGTCTACGTTTTATTCAATTTCATGTTTAGGTTAAACTGTCGATATTTTTTAATTGGTTCGTGGAGAGGACATCGATATCTGTTCAATAGAAAGGACATTGATACCTACTACATAATAACATGATTCTGGTTCTCAGTAAATCGTTTTTATATgattgtttttttccttttttctttaaGGACTACCTTTTTCTCATGACCAAATTTGGGGCAAATAATTGAATGAATTGCATTTACCAACTCTGTAGTGTGTTGACATGAAATTATCTTACCTTGGGAGTGTGAATTTCAGTTTACTGCCTCTACttgatttgaaaaatatataagttttcagcaaaaaatgttattttaagtGACCACAGACAAACAAAACAAGACCACATGAAACATAGTACTAAATCATAAACATCAAAAATACCAAATTAAGTTCATACTTTACTTTAGAAACGTTAACATACAATTGAGGTTTTGACCTAAGTACTTAACTATAACTAATGCTACTAATTGTCAATCAAAAAtaacaccaaaaaaaaaaaaaaactaataatcatCATTTAGATCAAGGTTAAGATTGatcttatttaaattagattaaTAGTTGAGATTAATCAAACACTTATTTTacaaaaaacagtaaaaaacacaaaaccctAGTGAAAACCCTAAGAAGCGCCTTGATCCAGGCTCTGAGGGGCACAAGGCGATAGCCTTCTGTACAGCGCCTCACTTTCTGCACTCAAGGCCCAAGACCTTGAGCCTTGAGTGAGActcgcctttaacaactatggacAATTATATGACTTAGTGATTTATGTCCAATGGTACCAATGAAATTGCATTATATGCACTTGCAGTTTGTTGGACGATGGCTGGAATACCCtgttaaataaatatttctgacatgtgttaATTGAAGGGAAAGAACCAGAGACTTTATTTGGAAGTATGAAGAAAGTTTAATGTTATTATGATTACATTAAGCAGTGATAAAGCTCTTGTCCGTAGTTATTAAGTTTTGTACTCTGGAGTTGGGAGACAAGCCATTGAACAAAATGACCAATACTAATGTAGATTTATGAAGCTAGGCCTATTGCTAGAGTTGTATTCTTTACCAATTCATAATGAGTTGGCTGAGTTGAGAAGAGTTCAAATCAGCATCTGATTTctcccttttcttttttttcccaatttcaaTTATTTGGTTCCCTTAAAAGTGTAGGTCCTCTTATGATATCCTTTCGAATGGACAAGTTGTTGATTGGTATTTAGGAACTGCAGGCTTAATCTAATCCTGCACTAGAATTACTTTTATTCAAATTTCTATGAGTTTACTCATCACATGTGCTTCACCCATTGGTTATTACTATATTTTTAATCTGTTATGGATGGATGCACTCAATTTATATTTTCCATCCAAGCAATAAAAAAGCAGGTCAGTGACATTTATTGTTTGATCACCTAGTTGTAAACATTACAAGTATTATAATTGTCTGATGGATTTACCTGATATTTGTCGATTAGATCATTTACTTAATTGTCGTGTAATGAAATAATTTAGATTGTGCTTTAGGTGGTGAGTGGCTCAGTGTTGCATGGTTGTTGATTACATTGATGATGGATATTCCATAACCTGTATTAACATACTGTAATAACTCTATTTACTTTATGTATCAGGTCAATATTTGCCTAACTTGTGGTGATGAAGGCTTCTccaatgctttaatcttttgtAATAAATGCAAGGTTTATTCTGTGCATCTGTAAGTAGTATCTTCGGCCAGTCTATTTTTTATACCACGCCATTAACAAGTTCATGATGTTAGCCATATAGGATTAACATTGGTGTGAATCAACAAATAATAGCCTTGCTCATTAATGTTAACAATACGAATTTAAGCATTGATATTGATTACAACTTAgtgccttttttttttacttaaattgTTTTCTGTGGTATCCAGATATTGCATGCCAGAAGTACCAACAGACTTTGATGATGTAGTCTGGTTATGCGAGGATTGTGAACCTGAGGCCAGAAAATTGTCCTTCCTTGACAAGTGTAGCCCTGGGAGTGTcgaagtgaagaagaagaattctgGCAGGAAATTGAAAAAGATATCCGACAGAAAAGACAGTAGTGGGTCATTGAATAGACCAAAGGTTACGGACCTTGAAAAAAGCTCCTCAATTCAACTTGATACGGAGAATATTAAGAAAGATCAGGAGTATGAAAGACATATCAGAATGGATAACAAATGCAGCACTGATGAAGATGTTGGATCTCTTGAGGGTAAAAACGCTCAGCTGGATCTTGGAAAGTGTCATCAGAATCATAACAGATGTAACAATTTGGATGAAGTAAGCTTGAATGCAGAGGCAAGACTCTTGAAAACCCAAAACCATCAGATGGTTATAACTCAGAGCCCAGATGTTGTAGAACAGAATTATGCTCCTGCACAGCCGATAGAGCAACCAATTTGGACgtaaactttttaattttctgtcctctgcatttttttttctttatcatcTGATATATTATgagagttgttttttttttttttaacagggGTCTCTTGAGCATTCCAGACGAACACATTGATGGAATGCTTGGACTCGTTGCTCATCTATCGAACCTAGCATGCTCTAGAGTTAGCAACGAAGCAAAATCGTTACCATATTTTCTGACGCCTGAATTACTTCCTAGGTCTACCTTGTGGCCAAAAAGTTTTGCAAAGTGGGGGCCGAGGGATGACAGTATTGCTCTTTACTTTTTTCCAGATAGTGAAAGGTGGCATATTGACACTTGAGCATTAGCAGTTTGTGTTGTTTTCTGAGAATGATTACTAATAAAGAATTGACTTGTGTTGTAACAGTAGCGAAAGGTTATTCGACAGCCTAGTAAATAACATGATGTGCCGAGACCTTGGCATGAGAGCTGTGGTTGAGAATGCAGAACTCCTGATTTTCACATCTAGTTCGATGCCAATGGATTTTTGGAGTGAGTTGCCTAATCCTCTTTTTTCTATGTATAGATATCAAAAAATTGGTGTTTAAAGTTGAGTATGTTATATTGAAATGCAGGATTTCAAACAAAATTTTATTTGTGGGGAGTATTCAGGGGAAAGAGGTCTGGACGCTCAGCTGTTCCTGGAGAAGCTGTGGATGGACAGAGTCCCATCAGTCCTTTAAGCAATTGTAGCAGTGGTTTTGGTTCACCCTTTTTATCACTTAATCGACTAAATCTATGATATGATGAGCTGTTATCTTGTTTGCATGAAATACAAGTTTAAAATCATAATAACATAGAAATACAAGGGATCAGATAATTACTACATATTCTTCTCAGCTCTGGTTAGTAAAGTATCATATTTGTGTTATCGGGATAATTTAACTATATAGTTATTGTGGGGAGATGTTTATCAGATTTGTCTAATTAACGgaagatggttttctttttcattaaCAAAAGATATGCATCTTTCGTTGATTAAAAAAACTCAATTTTCGTTGATTGATTTGATATGCAGATTAACTAATACTAATAGAAACAGTATGCTTCGATTGAATAATATCATGAGAAGGAGACAAGTGAAACTGTTGAAGAATAGAACAAACAATAACAGTTAATACGTTAAACATATTAGTAAGTACCCAAATTCAGTTActagaaagaaaaagaataacaGAGAAAGCAGTTGAGGAAAATGGGTCGTCTTATCTGAATTGAAACTATTGATAGAAAATATTAAGTTGCTAACACTAAGCACAGCTTTAGCTCAATGTGAGGGTTAGTGAAACTATTAACTTAATAATGTTGCTAGCACAGCAgattattaagtttttttttttgaaatagcaGATTATTAAGTTAATAATACTATTGTTTAATCATTTGATATTGAATTAGTTGATGCCCATATGTATTATGTAACTCTTGCTTGTTGGACTTCTAGTCCTATTATAAATTCTGCAATGGTTAATGATACTTGTACTCATTTTATTGAAAGTTCTATTTTATGTTTCAATGAGAAAACATGTAGTTTAGACTAAAAGGAAACTTATCTGTTCAAAAAAAGACTAAAAGGAAACTTTTTGGCTTATTGATAAAGAGATAGAGATAGTAGACGAAGACTGCTATTAAGAATTATGGCTCTGTTATTATTCAAACaaaacaaaaggaaaagaaaagactCTTTACATTCTCTTGAACTCCATTGaagaaaatgacatttttcttttttgtagtATTAACATGTAGACCATAAACATATTCGAACTAGGAATGTCAAAAATGAGTTATTATGTCATAATCCTCTTATGTGCATCTATATGAAATATGATTATATTTGATATAGATGAAATAAAGATGATAATCGTGTTAAACAAATGTGTAAAGCAGGTTGGCTCCATAAATCATGTAGTCATGTTAGAAATTCACATAGGTAAGCATCTATTCATTCcaaatgattatatatgatataaatgaaataaaaatgattGGATTTGGACAAAGAGCAAAAGAGGAAAGCTAGAACTCATATATACGAAGAACTATCAAGTGGGTAAGCGAAAAGAAAATATATGAGGTGATTGGAGAGATTTCATTTCACTTACCCATGATAtccttttattttaaaaataaattgattcttcttatatagtttttaaaaggTACTAGACTATCGTACGAGTTACATCTACCAGCAACTTTATTATGAGGTTAATTATGATGAGCTCATGTTAACatacaaattaataaagttATCCGACCATTTTTCATTACAAAAAGTACAGTCAAGCTTTAGATGAATCTTCAGTCTTCATTCACTTGCATTGTGGAATGAAGGCCACCATTGTTTCTATTTCAACTGCTTGCAATAAAGGGTGCCCCTCTCTTTGACTTGAATGTGATTCTTCTTACATTGTGTAGCTCCTAAAATCTCGATCTCTTGTTGTTCCTTAGGCAGTTCGACAAAGTTAGTTGTAATTCGTTTACTTTAAGATGATTTCTCTTCTTTAGAGCATTTTAGAGTTGCTTACCGCATTATATGACTTTTTgggttttctttttaataatattcgggttgGAAATTTGAGTTTGCTTACTGGAAGTGACAACCTAGTTAGGATGTTCACGTGTTTTCTTCCTTTTTATCAAACTTTtactattaaataaataaataatgctACCTCACTAAAAAAAACTACTAGGTTTTACATAATCccaaatgaaaaaaaagataTACTAAAATAGAAATGTGGCAGATCATCTTATTAGAAAGAATGGAAGTTAGATTGTTTTTCTCTTATAACATAATTAATCTCGTGACTCATAAATAGTACTATTATTATATGTTTAAAGAAAAAGTCATATACCATCAAAGACCTGatataaataattaagatattGGATCAGCTTAACCATTTAACCACGGTTCGAATCTTTCAAATGAGaatatagttataaattaaACATTTTGGTGTGAGGGACTTACCCTACATGAATTCGGATTAATCTGTGATCACGTAGTAGAAAATTGTGTATGTTGAAATATTTGTCTGATGTTAACAATACTTCTAAGGACAACGTGTTTATGACTTTTGTGTATACTAATGTCTTCAAAACAAAGAAACACTTGATGGGATCCCTAGTGAGGGATGCTCCGACGCTTAAGTTAGTTCTAGTCtagaaaaaaaaagtgagaAAGTTAAGAAAGAGGAGAGTGATCACAAGAATTATGATAAGATTATATATTACTTCTACACAAGGAAGTTAGATCCTTCTGTATATATACGAGTGAAGACTACATgtctaattaaaattaaactgaCCATACTTTGATAAAGAGAATAAATCGAAAAGGTTggcttttcttatttattaacaCTATTTATGCATGCTAAGGATTCTTTGAACTAAAGTTGTGGAAGTGAATGCTTCTGAAAGCATGAATAAGACATTCGACGAGCGTGAGGTGAGAACTCAAGTCTACTCAAGACCGAATCTCAAATATTCACTTATGTTATCGGTTTATACTGAAAGCCTaggatatcaaatgacaaaaaaaaaaatcatatttaacAAAGGATAGATATAAGTAATATAACATCACAGTAAATGTATGTTTACTTTAATAACAAAAAAGTactataaaattattaatcatTGTGATTTTGGTGAATTGggcttctaatttttttttttatgagcaCATGAAATTAATTAGTTGTTAACATCTAATTTAGTAAAGAAAAACATTACTCATTTATCTATGGTTGGATTTATATTTACAATTTCTCTATAATCACACTACAtatataaaaacaaatattttgaaattaaattttcCTAACATAGATGAAATAAACATGTTAGGTTTATATTAATTGAAATTGATTCATCGTATCATTAAGTGTTTGTGTTTAATGCAATAAAAGATATAAAATTGAAGAGTAATTGATTCATTAAAGTAAAAAATGATTATTGATCATGGCATGGGTTGTCAGGCTGACATAGGGCATACAGGCTGTTACTGTCTAGGCAAATCAAAGCtaactttacttttttttttgttaataatgaGTTACTTTTACAAGTCCATTCttctttttaaattaatctTTCTTTGTTTCCGAATAGTTAACTACTCCCACCCCCATACCATATGCCTTTTCCAACAACAATAATATATATTGATTTCTGGAAAGAGAGGGACATAAATAATTAAGATTTTGTTTCTCTGACTTTGTGGCCCCCTAAATTAAATGCAATGTATCTATTTACTCTATATTAGATTTTCTTGTGTTTCTGTTTCTTTAGGAAGCCTCGTAGATGGTATTCATTAAGCTTTTTAATTCATAAATGTCAAAGGTCAACCATTAAGATAGATTACTTATTCAATTTTATCTATGAAATATTAACCCATATATCCActacacattttttatttgttaatagaACCAGTCCTTTTCTATAATTTCTTTACTTATTACTATAACTAATAATTCATCTCAAAAACCAAACATCAAATCTatcaaagaaaaattgaaaaaggtGTTAGGTGTTCTTTTGCAAATATACCTATTTCAACCTTGATTTATGTGGATTTGATGTGGGTGTACTATCAAAATTAATTCtcaattaattttattgatttcaAATTATAAAATGTACGTTAAACGTAACTTCTAGAAAACGAAATGatttaaagtttgaaaaataattttattgggTTCCTAATTCCACTGTAAAAGGTTTTACTAGCTTATCTAATGATATTACgaaaaaaaactaaatcaaTATATGTAAGGACTCagaatttttttcctttttattgattttgtaaatattgtTTTAGTTACAAAggaagaaataaaaaaggaaaacaataattacaacttaaaaaacTACGTTAATTTCCTGGAGAAATTACGTTCtaactagggatggcaacgggtactctACCCGCGGGTATCCGGCACTACCCgatcctaatgggactactcgtaccctgtataaaagagTATGGGACgagtatgagatcaaaaccattacccgttagggtaatgggacgggtatgaaaagaccccccagggtacccggtactCGTTACCCGTCATACATttttcatatattaaaaaatattattgtgttttagatgtaaaatgtgagatttgaatactaaccttttgttctttaaaaattaagtgataccactaaactattttattttttattcattaaggttcaatttgttcaatttttaaatcgatgatttattaaatttatacttcgttaactttgtaatattttttattttatttattgattcttaacgggtaagggtacccgcgggtatccgtgaattaaatggaaatggtatgagatgcaa of the Euphorbia lathyris chromosome 7, ddEupLath1.1, whole genome shotgun sequence genome contains:
- the LOC136234841 gene encoding PHD finger-containing protein 1-like isoform X2 codes for the protein MVNICLTCGDEGFSNALIFCNKCKVYSVHLYCMPEVPTDFDDVVWLCEDCEPEARKLSFLDKCSPGSVEVKKKNSGRKLKKISDRKDSSGSLNRPKVTDLEKSSSIQLDTENIKKDQEYERHIRMDNKCSTDEDVGSLEGKNAQLDLGKCHQNHNRCNNLDEVSLNAEARLLKTQNHQMVITQSPDVVEQNYAPAQPIEQPIWTGLLSIPDEHIDGMLGLVAHLSNLACSRVSNEAKSLPYFLTPELLPRSTLWPKSFAKWGPRDDSIALYFFPDSESSERLFDSLVNNMMCRDLGMRAVVENAELLIFTSSSMPMDFWRFQTKFYLWGVFRGKRSGRSAVPGEAVDGQSPISPLSNCSSGFGSPFLSLNRLNL
- the LOC136234841 gene encoding PHD finger-containing protein 1-like isoform X1, producing the protein MDGCTQFIFSIQAIKKQVNICLTCGDEGFSNALIFCNKCKVYSVHLYCMPEVPTDFDDVVWLCEDCEPEARKLSFLDKCSPGSVEVKKKNSGRKLKKISDRKDSSGSLNRPKVTDLEKSSSIQLDTENIKKDQEYERHIRMDNKCSTDEDVGSLEGKNAQLDLGKCHQNHNRCNNLDEVSLNAEARLLKTQNHQMVITQSPDVVEQNYAPAQPIEQPIWTGLLSIPDEHIDGMLGLVAHLSNLACSRVSNEAKSLPYFLTPELLPRSTLWPKSFAKWGPRDDSIALYFFPDSESSERLFDSLVNNMMCRDLGMRAVVENAELLIFTSSSMPMDFWRFQTKFYLWGVFRGKRSGRSAVPGEAVDGQSPISPLSNCSSGFGSPFLSLNRLNL